Proteins encoded in a region of the Zea mays cultivar B73 chromosome 2, Zm-B73-REFERENCE-NAM-5.0, whole genome shotgun sequence genome:
- the LOC100272760 gene encoding uncharacterized protein isoform X1: MAKQTESYELHKLRPQVDDLFKEFDALVDRPLDEREDLAAIFKVLEEIRDKIKIKHGGKKVDDDELLPRSKRGDLANLLPLIRTALELRSKPPPPPVQQDATGGAHDSKPTGCIPCKPRPSQQHKEEKEGSKEVVSLKLLLRLTQNVLEPEQYYEWTTSYVDEERIYGWDKEAGEVIDALVAAADGSGARMFRAAGIAGIHGSGKTALARKVFVHDKAKDNFALRLWVCVGPPDSEDRFNLLYRMLDNLGLDTDKVEEVVDKSSVVRDARGRTEAELRKAAARPAEQKKAEGSVVVTEAGAGGDANRQAKDEELLKEKVENSRAVEKSKIGVLLYILNMVLSKTSYMIVFDDIRAYRHDDDDAQGCWYSNLTLLPPAEGEWGDRLAYGLPKTKHRGAVLVTCRKEDDAKTMARTGLVVRPPKLEGDDAWKLFRREYDQAKDDKRNKDGGGKEGSKGEEEDLLLKQLQEMKKEIVGKCLGLPVAIIEAARGFADLEPLPDDTSPLKPVTSKDIDKDKQLSQANK, encoded by the exons ATGGCGAAGCAGACTGAGAGCTACGAGCTGCACAAACTGCGGCCCCAGGTGGATGACCTGTTCAAGGAGTTCGACGCCCTGGTCGACAGACCTCTGGATGAGAGGGAGGACCTGGCTGCAATCTTCAAGGTCCTCGAAGAGATCAGGGACAAGATCAAGATCAAACACGGTGGCAAGAAAGTAGACGACGACGAGCTCCTTCCGCGGAGCAAGAGGGGGGACCTGGCCAACCTGCTCCCCCTCATCAGGACTGCACTGGAGCTACGCagcaagccgccgccgccgcctgtgcAGCAGGACGCCACGGGCGGTGCCCACGACAGCAAGCCGACCGGCTGCATCCCCTGCAAGCCCCGGCCGTCGCAGCAGCACAAGGAAGAAAAAGAAGGCAGCAAGGAAGTCGTGTCACTCAAGCTGCTGCTCCGGCTGACCCAGAACGTGCTGGAGCCGGAGCAGTACTACGAGTGGACGACCAGCTACGTGGACGAGGAGAGGATCTACGGGTGGGACAAGGAGGCCGGCGAGGTGATCGACGCCCTCGTGGCCGCCGCCGACGGCTCGGGGGCGCGGATGTTCCGGGCCGCGGGCATCGCGGGCATCCACGGCAGCGGCAAGACGGCGCTGGCGCGGAAGGTGTTCGTGCACGACAAGGCCAAGGACAACTTCGCGCTCCGCCTGTGGGTGTGCGTCGGCCCGCCGGACTCGGAGGACCGCTTCAACCTCCTCTACCGGATGCTCGACAACCTCGGCCTCGACACCGACAAGGTCGAGGAGGTCGTCGACAAGTCCAGCGTCGTCAGAGACGCCAGGGGCAGAACGGAGGCGGAGCTCCGGAAGGCCGCAGCCAGACCTGCCGAGCAGAAGAAGGCGGAGGGCAGCGTCGTCGTCACCGAGGCCGGCGCCGGTGGAGATGCCAACAGGCAGGCAAAGGACGAGGAGCTGCTCAAGGAGAAGGTAGAGAACAGCCGCGCCGTCGAGAAATCCAAAATCG GAGTGCTGCTCTACATCCTCAACATGGTCCTGTCCAAGACGTCGTACATGATCGTGTTCGACGACATCCGGGCGTACcgccacgacgacgacgacgcacaGGGATGCTGGTACAGCAACCTCACGCTGCTGCCGCCGGCGGAGGGCGAGTGGGGGGACCGCCTCGCCTACGGCCTGCCCAAGACGAAACACAGGGGCGCCGTGCTGGTGACCTGCCGCAAGGAAGACGACGCCAAGACCATGGCGCGCACGGGCCTCGTGGTCCGCCCGCCCAAGCTCGAAGGTGATGACGCCTGGAAGCTCTTCAGAAGAGAGTACGACCAGGCCAAGGACGACAAGCGCAACAAGGACGGCGGCGGCAAAGAAGGCAGCAAGGGGGAGGAGGAGGACCTGCTCCTCAAGCAGCTGCAGGAGATGAAGAAGGAGATCGTGGGCAAGTGCCTCGGCCTGCCGGTGGCCATCATCGAGGCGGCTAGGGGCTTCGCCGACCTCGAGCCCTTGCCGGATGATACTAGTCCCCTCAAACCGGTGACCAGCAAGGACATTGACAAGGACAAGCAGCTGTCTCAAGCAAATAAGTAA